One segment of Spiroplasma cantharicola DNA contains the following:
- a CDS encoding PTS glucose transporter subunit IIABC, translating into MEKNIKIYSPADGKIKPLKDLNDGVFSENMLGEGVYIEPTSSEFYSPFEEGTVAQIFHTKHAFHFKSEQGPVILMHIGLDTIHLQGKPFDVKVKEGDSINLKTKIVDVDFKLLDEKNIVKSTPLVIDLNEFKGWKFNSKIKSEKIIKQGELIGELIFEEKMVEESTIYQVEKLLNTKNKYEQAAEVIYKAVGKKDNYKQVYNCMTRLRFEVLDTKKVDVETIKNINLVKGIIWAGNQIQIVIGGEVYKVKEAVENVAQGISTNKSQVKTVTKQSLIKRFMIAVGAIIMPSLPVLMASGLLMGLKTLLVMGNVITDMKFGTGAPIDMNVDLFSLFINIAAETGLKLMGVFVGYNTMKWLGGPTIMQLLLSLLIAGAPLGLGMQPDLTLFSINGFVVKAALYTSSIIPHVAMAFIIFHLDKWIKVWMPTSIDVLFRPLLIVIIAYTSIFFVLGPILFLIEQFMALIVGYLSQIPYGIGVMIFVATWQPLVLTGMHVPVIMTVVMPMAAGHFSTLMAVNIAVFAQVGAAIGVAIRTKNGQLRSTVIAAIPGGIVGVTEPILYGINLPKMRPFIAGVIAAGAFGLLSGLMGIEARTSGGLGIFGFTGTLMEPRYVETVVNGVRLMPSANNIFIGGPNSAILNCVLWLVLNIGVIPAAAGVGFLMYVERKDEIKSVKSANKVLLKYYSLAKKIKINVAKTQLAEEIKKIDSVIKTEDSIRSKEIEKVFIKINLLESKIDNLTSKLEKKKQSIISKLARLSKKEASEEQLKLLLEKYSILENNLKVKELSEELAKTKTENEKSIIEFNNWKEKSYQAINSVILQVSQKADSKVLTEVGDLYYNAINALEIGYMLIDQKDFYISKKRIRQ; encoded by the coding sequence CGTATTTTCTGAAAATATGTTGGGAGAAGGAGTTTATATTGAACCAACTTCAAGCGAATTTTATTCGCCATTTGAAGAAGGAACAGTTGCTCAAATATTTCACACTAAACATGCTTTTCATTTTAAAAGTGAACAAGGTCCTGTAATTCTTATGCATATTGGTCTTGATACAATTCACTTACAAGGAAAGCCATTTGACGTTAAAGTCAAAGAAGGTGACTCTATTAATTTAAAAACAAAAATTGTAGATGTTGATTTTAAATTATTAGATGAAAAAAATATTGTCAAATCTACACCTTTGGTAATTGATTTAAATGAATTTAAGGGATGAAAATTTAATTCTAAGATCAAAAGTGAAAAAATTATAAAACAAGGTGAACTAATTGGTGAATTAATTTTTGAAGAAAAAATGGTTGAAGAGTCAACAATTTACCAAGTTGAAAAATTATTAAACACTAAAAATAAATATGAACAAGCTGCAGAAGTAATATATAAAGCAGTAGGGAAAAAAGACAATTATAAACAAGTTTATAATTGTATGACTCGATTACGTTTTGAAGTGCTTGATACAAAAAAAGTAGATGTTGAGACAATTAAAAATATTAATTTAGTTAAGGGTATTATTTGAGCTGGAAATCAAATCCAAATTGTTATTGGAGGAGAAGTTTATAAAGTCAAAGAAGCTGTTGAAAACGTTGCTCAAGGTATTAGTACCAATAAGAGTCAAGTTAAAACTGTAACTAAACAAAGTTTGATTAAAAGATTTATGATTGCAGTTGGAGCCATAATTATGCCATCATTGCCTGTTTTAATGGCATCAGGGTTATTAATGGGACTTAAAACATTATTGGTAATGGGAAATGTAATTACTGATATGAAGTTTGGTACGGGTGCTCCAATAGATATGAATGTTGATTTATTTTCACTATTTATAAATATTGCTGCAGAAACTGGATTGAAATTAATGGGGGTTTTTGTTGGTTATAATACAATGAAATGACTTGGTGGTCCAACAATAATGCAATTGTTACTTTCATTATTAATTGCGGGTGCACCATTGGGGTTAGGGATGCAACCAGATTTAACATTATTTAGTATTAATGGTTTTGTTGTAAAAGCAGCCTTATATACTTCATCGATTATTCCCCATGTTGCAATGGCATTTATTATCTTTCATTTAGATAAATGAATAAAAGTATGAATGCCAACTTCAATTGATGTTTTATTTAGACCTTTATTAATAGTTATTATTGCTTACACTTCAATATTCTTTGTCTTAGGACCAATTCTATTTTTAATAGAGCAATTTATGGCTTTAATAGTTGGTTACTTATCACAAATTCCTTATGGAATTGGAGTAATGATTTTCGTTGCTACTTGACAACCATTAGTTCTAACAGGAATGCATGTTCCTGTAATTATGACAGTCGTTATGCCAATGGCAGCGGGTCACTTCTCAACTTTAATGGCTGTTAATATTGCAGTATTTGCTCAGGTAGGTGCAGCAATTGGGGTGGCAATTAGAACCAAAAATGGTCAATTAAGATCAACTGTTATTGCAGCTATTCCTGGAGGAATTGTTGGAGTAACTGAGCCAATATTATATGGAATCAACTTACCAAAAATGAGACCATTTATAGCTGGTGTAATTGCAGCAGGTGCTTTTGGGCTATTATCTGGCTTAATGGGAATTGAAGCAAGAACTAGTGGAGGGTTAGGAATCTTTGGTTTTACAGGTACTTTAATGGAACCAAGATATGTTGAAACTGTTGTTAATGGTGTTAGATTAATGCCTTCTGCAAATAATATTTTTATTGGGGGGCCTAACTCAGCAATTTTAAATTGTGTTTTATGACTTGTTCTTAATATTGGAGTTATTCCAGCAGCAGCTGGGGTAGGATTCTTAATGTATGTTGAAAGAAAAGATGAAATAAAATCTGTTAAATCAGCAAATAAAGTACTTTTAAAATACTATAGTTTAGCTAAAAAAATAAAAATAAATGTTGCAAAAACACAATTAGCAGAAGAAATTAAAAAAATAGATTCTGTAATCAAAACTGAAGATTCAATACGTTCAAAAGAAATTGAAAAAGTTTTTATTAAAATTAATTTACTAGAATCTAAAATTGATAATTTAACTTCAAAACTTGAAAAGAAAAAACAAAGTATTATTTCTAAGTTGGCAAGACTTTCAAAAAAAGAAGCTAGTGAGGAACAATTAAAATTATTATTAGAGAAATATAGTATCTTAGAAAATAATTTAAAAGTTAAAGAATTGAGTGAAGAATTAGCTAAAACAAAAACTGAAAATGAGAAATCAATTATTGAGTTTAATAATTGAAAAGAAAAATCTTATCAAGCAATTAACTCTGTTATTTTACAAGTAAGTCAAAAAGCTGATAGTAAAGTATTAACAGAAGTTGGAGATTTATATTACAACGCAATTAATGCTTTAGAAATTGGCTATATGCTAATTGATCAAAAAGATTTCTATATTAGTAAAAAAAGAATTAGACAGTAA